In the Deltaproteobacteria bacterium genome, one interval contains:
- a CDS encoding cold-shock protein, whose protein sequence is MAEGKVKWFNEKKGFGFIESDEGGDVFVHY, encoded by the coding sequence TTGGCAGAAGGAAAGGTAAAATGGTTCAATGAGAAGAAGGGGTTCGGTTTTATCGAGAGCGATGAGGGGGGAGATGTGTTCGTCCACTAC